The Deinococcus terrestris genome includes a region encoding these proteins:
- a CDS encoding ParA family protein, translated as MFRIAIANDKGGVGKTTTAVMLATLLADKGPTLLIDADEKTASATEWAAAGPGLACTVIPVEDLDATDLSPYTYLVFDTKAGEDAGDLLELSQAVDLLIVPTKPDALSLRALPKTLAPLIERGIKNYRVLITDVPPSPSTDGHEARAALMDLGVPVFSRDIRRASAFNKAALAGTRVRDVKGDQRAKLAHMDYELVLREVLA; from the coding sequence ATGTTCAGAATCGCCATTGCGAATGACAAGGGCGGAGTCGGGAAGACCACGACCGCCGTCATGCTGGCCACCTTGCTGGCTGACAAGGGGCCGACCCTTCTGATTGACGCTGACGAAAAGACAGCGAGTGCCACGGAGTGGGCGGCCGCTGGCCCAGGTCTGGCCTGCACCGTGATTCCTGTGGAGGATCTAGACGCCACGGACCTCAGCCCTTACACCTATCTGGTGTTCGACACGAAAGCTGGGGAAGATGCTGGGGATCTGTTGGAACTCTCGCAAGCGGTCGACCTGTTGATCGTTCCCACCAAGCCGGATGCTTTGAGCCTCCGAGCCCTCCCCAAAACCCTGGCGCCGCTGATCGAGCGTGGCATCAAGAATTACCGGGTGCTGATAACGGACGTGCCACCATCCCCCAGCACCGATGGGCATGAGGCGCGTGCCGCCTTGATGGACCTCGGTGTGCCCGTGTTCAGCCGGGACATTCGCCGGGCCAGCGCCTTTAACAAGGCCGCGCTCGCGGGCACCCGTGTTCGTGACGTAAAAGGCGACCAGCGAGCGAAACTCGCGCATATGGACTACGAACTGGTTCTCCGGGAGGTCCTGGCATGA
- a CDS encoding HNH endonuclease, whose translation MGRALEPGEVVHHINGDKQDARPENLAVLRVGEHSWVEWLIRRWRRGQPLLLSDAIPENLKTCFPDSVFT comes from the coding sequence TTGGGCCGAGCGCTGGAACCAGGCGAGGTCGTCCACCACATCAATGGTGACAAGCAGGACGCACGCCCAGAGAACCTAGCGGTCCTTCGCGTGGGTGAACATTCCTGGGTGGAGTGGTTGATTCGCCGCTGGCGCCGAGGCCAACCGCTTCTCCTATCTGACGCAATACCGGAAAACCTGAAAACCTGTTTTCCCGATAGTGTGTTTACCTGA